TGATAAGGTTTTTTTATCACCTTCAGGGAAAAAACTAATAGAGTCAAAAGCCAACAGAGTACATTTCGGGAGAATCATATACAATAATGAAATCCTCGATGAGGTACTTGTAACCATCTTCCATTCTCCACATTCATTTACAGGAGAGGAGAGTGTTGAGATATCCTGTCACGGTTCAGTATATATACAGCAAAAATTGGTTGAATTACTTCTGGAACAGGGCGCCCGGTTAGCAACTGCAGGAGAATTCACTCGACGTGCCTTTCAAAACGGGAAGTTTGATTTGAGTCAGGCCGAAGCTGTTGCCGACCTTATAGCATCAGAGTCAAAGTCCTCTCACAGGGTAGCAATGAACCAGATGCGCGGTGGTTTTGCTCGTAAACTTGCAGACTTGCGCGATAAGCTACTTCAATTTGCATCTTTGATTGAGCTGGAACTCGACTTCTCAGAAGAGGATGTTGAGTTTGCCAACAGAGATCACCTTTATAATCTTACTTTAGAAATTGAAAAAGAAATTGATAGTTTAGCCAATTCATTTCAGCTTGGTAATGCAATTAAGAGTGGAATACCTGTAGCTATAATAGGTGAAACAAATGCAGGAAAATCAACACTTTTAAACTTGCTTCTGAACGAAGACAAAGCGATTGTAAGTGATATACATGGTACCACGCGCGATGTGATAGAAGATGTCGTAAATATCAATGGAGTTACGTTCAGATTTATTGATACAGCAGGAATTAGGCAAACATCTGATGTAGTTGAAACAATGGGGATAGAGCGTACATTCCAGAAAATAGAACAGGCCTCAATCATACTTTGGATGATTGATACAACTACACCTATTGACAAAATCGAAACACTGGCAGAGTCAATTCTTCCAAAACTAAAAGATAAACAGGTTATTATTCTGTTCAACAAAGCTGATCTGCTTTCTGAAGGTCAAGAAAATAAATTCCAATTATTATTTCCAGACCTGGATGCAGAAAAACTGTTTATTTCAGCAAAGAAGCAACAAAATACCGATCATTTGCAGGAGCTTCTAATTGAAAAGGCTGGTATACCTTCAATTAGTGAAGATGATGTTATAGTCACAAACCTTCGACACTATGAAGCACTTAAAAAAGCACTTGATGCAATACAAAGAGTAATTGAAGGATTGGATGTTGGAATCACTCACGATTTTCTTGCACAGGATATACGTGAATGTATGTTCTATCTGGGTGAAATAACAGGACAGATTTCAACCGATGAAATATTGGGAAATATTTTCAGTAAATTTTGTATCGGAAAGTAAACCTATATTTTCAATAAGAAACAAACATCAAAAGAACATCTAAAAAACAGAAATAATGTAGTTGATAATTAGTGTTTTAGGAATGTTCAAAATATTCCTGAAATATCTGCTTTGTTTCTTTTGTTATTCCAATATTTGTTATAAATTTGTTGCCAGTCTGTTACTCGAAACAAAATAAGTAACAGAAATAACAAAAACGGGTAACATTATGAGCACAAAAAAGAATGGGAAAAAGGAATCAGTAACACTCCGGGAGAAGAAGCTGGCGAATGGAAACATCAGCCTTTATTTGGATATTTATCGGGATGGTAAGCGAAGCTATGAGTTTCTGAAGCTTTACATAACCAAAGCAACCACACCATTGGAGAGGGAGGTTAACAGGCAGACACGTGCAACAGCCCAGGCCATCAAAGCCAAACGACAGATTGAACTCCAGAACAATGAATATGGTTTTAACAGCCAATTCAAGTTGGATACTCCATTCCTTGAATATTACAGGCATATGTGTAATGAGAGAGCTAAAAACCAGGAAAGCAAAAGTAATTATCAAAACTGGTTTAGCTGCTTAAAACATCTCGAAAGATACTGTTCAGAAGATACCACCTTCAGAGACATTACACCGGAATGGATTGAGGGCTTTAAATCGTTCCTGAATACAACCGGTAAAGACTTACATAAGTCTAAATATGGAAATGGTTATCCATCAAAACCATTAGCCCAAAACTCAAAAGTATCTTATTTCAATAAGCTTAGAGCCTGTATAAACAAAGCCTTTGATGACAGGATAATTCCGATCAATCCATTAAGAGGTATAGAAGGCTTTAAAACGGAAGAAACAGGGCGTGTCTACCTTACCTTTGATGAAGTAAAGAAGCTTGCTAATACACCCTGTAAAAAGCCTGTATTGAAGCGTGCATTCCTGTTCAGCTGTTTAACCGGGTTAAGAAAAAGTGACATTGAACGGTTGAGATGGAGAGATGTGGAAAACTTTGGTGATTATACGAGGATCAACTTCAAACAGAAGAAAACAGGCGGTC
This window of the Lascolabacillus massiliensis genome carries:
- a CDS encoding site-specific integrase, producing the protein MSTKKNGKKESVTLREKKLANGNISLYLDIYRDGKRSYEFLKLYITKATTPLEREVNRQTRATAQAIKAKRQIELQNNEYGFNSQFKLDTPFLEYYRHMCNERAKNQESKSNYQNWFSCLKHLERYCSEDTTFRDITPEWIEGFKSFLNTTGKDLHKSKYGNGYPSKPLAQNSKVSYFNKLRACINKAFDDRIIPINPLRGIEGFKTEETGRVYLTFDEVKKLANTPCKKPVLKRAFLFSCLTGLRKSDIERLRWRDVENFGDYTRINFKQKKTGGREYLDISDQAVPFMGERGNDNDLVFSGFKYSAYLLVELSKWCIRAGIKKDVTFHTGRHTFAVLMITEGVDLYTVSKLLGHKEISTTQIYAKVVDKVKQEAVNRIPSLSDDITEPAKEPKDIEIDFNN
- the mnmE gene encoding tRNA uridine-5-carboxymethylaminomethyl(34) synthesis GTPase MnmE: MNNDVICAISTPPGMGAIATVRLSGEGCIALTDKVFLSPSGKKLIESKANRVHFGRIIYNNEILDEVLVTIFHSPHSFTGEESVEISCHGSVYIQQKLVELLLEQGARLATAGEFTRRAFQNGKFDLSQAEAVADLIASESKSSHRVAMNQMRGGFARKLADLRDKLLQFASLIELELDFSEEDVEFANRDHLYNLTLEIEKEIDSLANSFQLGNAIKSGIPVAIIGETNAGKSTLLNLLLNEDKAIVSDIHGTTRDVIEDVVNINGVTFRFIDTAGIRQTSDVVETMGIERTFQKIEQASIILWMIDTTTPIDKIETLAESILPKLKDKQVIILFNKADLLSEGQENKFQLLFPDLDAEKLFISAKKQQNTDHLQELLIEKAGIPSISEDDVIVTNLRHYEALKKALDAIQRVIEGLDVGITHDFLAQDIRECMFYLGEITGQISTDEILGNIFSKFCIGK